From a single Prionailurus bengalensis isolate Pbe53 chromosome A1, Fcat_Pben_1.1_paternal_pri, whole genome shotgun sequence genomic region:
- the PDE4D gene encoding cAMP-specific 3',5'-cyclic phosphodiesterase 4D isoform X3, producing MASNKFKRMLNRELTHLSEMSRSGNQVSEYISNTFLDKQHEVEIPSPTQKEKEKKKRPMSQISGVKKLMHSSSLTNSSIPRFGVKTEQEDVLAKELEDVNKWGLHVFRIAELSGNRPLTVIMHTIFQERDLLKTFKIPVDTLITYLMTLEDHYHADVAYHNNIHAADVVQSTHVLLSTPALEAVFTDLEILAAIFASAIHDVDHPGVSNQFLINTNSELALMYNDSSVLENHHLAVGFKLLQEENCDIFQNLTKKQRQSLRKMVIDIVLATDMSKHMNLLADLKTMVETKKVTSSGVLLLDNYSDRIQVLQNMVHCADLSNPTKPLQLYRQWTDRIMEEFFRQGDRERERGMEISPMCDKHNASVEKSQVGFIDYIVHPLWETWADLVHPDAQDILDTLEDNREWYQSTIPQSPSPAPDDQEEGRQGQTEKFQFELTLEEDGESDTEKDSGSQVEEDTSCSDSKTLCTQDSESTEIPLDEQVEEETVGEEEDSQPEACVIEDHSPDT from the exons tttaaaaGGATGCTTAATCGGGAGCTCACCCATCTCTCTGAAATGAGTCGGTCTGGAAATCAAGTGTCAGAGTATATATCAAACACATTCTTAG ATAAGCAACATGAAGTGGAAATTCCTTCTCCAactcagaaggaaaaggagaaaaagaaaaggccaatGTCTCAGATCAGCGGGGTCAAGAAGTTGATGCACAGCTCCAGTTTGACAAATTCAAGCATCCCGAGATTTGGGGTTAAAACTGAACAAGAAGATGTCCTTGCCAAG GAACTAGAAGATGTAAACAAATGGGGCCTTCATGTTTTCAGAATAGCAGAGCTGTCCGGTAACCGGCCTTTGACTGTTATCATGCATACTATTTTTCAG GAACgggatttattaaaaacatttaaaattccagTAGACACTTTGATTACATACCTTATGACCCTGGAAGACCATTACCATGCTGATGTGGCTTACCACAACAATATTCATGCTGCAGATGTGGTCCAGTCAACACATGTGCTGTTATCTACACCTGCTTTGGAG GCCGTGTTTACAGATTTGGAGATTCTTGCAGCAATTTTTGCCAGTGCAATACATGATGTAGATCATCCGGGTGTGTCAAATCAGTTTCTGATCAATACAA actCTGAACTTGCCTTGATGTACAATGATTCTTCTGTCTTGGAGAACCATCATCTGGCTGTGGGCTTTAAGTTGCTTCAGGAAGAAAACTGTGATATTTTCCAGAATCTGACCAAAAAGCAAAGACAATCATTAAGGAAGATGGTCATTGACATT GTACTTGCAACAGACATGTCAAAACACATGAATCTACTGGCTGATTTGAAAACTATGGTGGAAACTAAGAAAGTGACAAGTTCTGGAGTTCTTCTTCTTGATAATTATTCTGATAGGATTCAG GTCCTTCAGAATATGGTGCACTGTGCAGATCTGAGCAACCCAACAAAGCCTCTTCAGCTGTACCGCCAGTGGACTGACCGCATAATGGAGGAGTTCTTCCGCCAaggagaccgagagagagagcgGGGCATGGAGATAAGTCCTATGTGTGACAAGCACAATGCATCTGTGGAAAAATCACAG gtGGGCTTCATAGACTATATTGTTCATCCTCTGTGGGAGACGTGGGCAGACCTCGTGCATCCTGACGCCCAGGACATTTTGGACACTTTGGAGGACAATCGTGAATGGTACCAGAGCACAATTCCTCagagcccctccccagcacctgaTGACCAGGAGGAAGGCCGGCAGGGTCAAACAGAGAAGTTCCAGTTTGAACTAACTTTAGAGGAAGATGGCGAGTCAGACACCGAAAAGGACAGTGGAAGTCAAGTGGAAGAAGACACGAGCTGCAGTGACTCCAAGACTCTGTGTACTCAAGACTCAGAGTCGACTGAAATTCCCCTTGATGAACAGGTGGAAGAAGAGACGGTAGGGGAGGAAGAAGACAGCCAGCCCGAAGCCTGTGTAATAGAAGATCATTCTCCTGACACGTAA